Proteins encoded in a region of the Scyliorhinus canicula chromosome 2, sScyCan1.1, whole genome shotgun sequence genome:
- the btbd6b gene encoding BTB/POZ domain-containing protein 6-B isoform X2 produces MAAELYPSKHSGSLQPSDSSSSSSSPSTVSSSKRGLLLRPGQHQNLNNNHIHNTNWQSFYPTLRERNAMMYNNELMADVHFIVGSPGSTQRVPAHKYILAVGSSVFYAMFYGELAEEKSDIPIPDVEPAAFLILLKYLYSDEIDLEADTVLASLYAAKKYIVPYLAKACVNFLETSLEAKNACVLLSQSRLFEEPELTQRCWEVIDAQAELALKSEGFCEIDLQTLEIILSRETLNTKEVVVFEAILNWAEAECKRQGLSPTARNKRSVLGKALYIVRIPTMTLEEFANGAAQCDLLTLEQTHDIFLWYTALKKPQLEFPTTQRKGLASQRCHRFQSSAYRSNQWRYRGRCDSIQFAVDKRIFIGGLGLYGSSCGKAEYSVKIELKRQGVVLAQNFTKFISDGSSTTFSVWFEHPVQVEQDTFYTASAILDGNELSYFGQEGMTEVQCGKVTFQFQCSSDSTNGTGVQGGQIPELIFYA; encoded by the exons ATGGCTGCAGAGTTGTATCCCTCCAAAcacagcggcagcctgcagcccagcgacagcagcagcagcagcagcagtcccagcacagTGAGCAGCTCCAAGCGTGGCCTCCTACTCCGCCCAGGCCAGCACCAAAACCTCAACAACAACCACATCCACAACACTAACTGGCAGTCCTTCTACCCTACTCTCCGGGAAAG GAATGCGATGATGTACAACAACGAACTGATGGCAGACGTACATTTTATCGTGGGTTCCCCGGGATCTACACAGAGAGTTCCAGCTCATAAG TACATCCTGGCAGTCGGCAGCTCCGTTTTCTATGCCATGTTTTATGGAGAACTCGCCGAGGAGAAATCCGACATTCCTATTCCAGATGTGGAACCCGCAGCTTTCCTCATTCTGCTGAA GTATTTGTACAGTGACGAGATTGATTTGGAAGCAGACACAGTACTGGCTTCTCTGTACGCTGCCAAGAAGTACATTGTCCCTTATCTGGCAAAGGCTTGTGTTAACTTCCTGGAAACCAGCCTGGAGGCAAAGAATGCTTGTGTCCTGCTGTCCCAGAGTCGGCTGTTTGAGGAGCCTGAACTCACCCAGCGGTGCTGGGAGGTGATCGATGCCCAGGCAGAGCTGGCCCTTAAGTCAGAGGGCTTCTGCGAGATCGATCTGCAGACTTTGGAGATCATCCTGTCGCGGGAGACGCTCAACACCAAAGAGGTTGTGGTGTTTGAGGCCATCCTGAATTGGGCGGAGGCTGAATGCAAACGGCAAGGCCTCTCTCCCACTGCCCGGAACAAGAGGAGCGTGCTGGGCAAGGCCCTCTACATCGTTCGCATTCCGACCATGACACTGGAGGAGTTTGCCAATGGGGCTGCGCAGTGTGATCTGCTGACCCTGGAGCAGACCCATGACATATTCCTGTGGTACACCGCGCTGAAGAAGCCCCAATTGGAATTCCCCACCACCCAGAGAAAGGGCCTGGCGTCTCAGCGGTGTCACCGCTTTCAGTCTTCCGCCTACCGCAGCAACCAGTGGAGGTACCGGGGCCGGTGTGACAGTATCCAATTCGCAGTGGATAAGCGCATCTTCATCGGCGGGCTTGGGCTATATGGCTCGAGCTGCGGCAAGGCAGAGTACAGTGTCAAGATTGAACTGAAGCGGCAGGGGGTGGTCTTGGCCCAGAACTTTACCAAGTTCATATCAGACGgctccagcaccacattctcagtCTGGTTTGAACACCCGGTGCAGGTAGAGCAGGACACATTTTACACTGCCAGTGCCATCTTGGACGGCAATGAGCTGAGTTACTTTGGCCAGGAGGGCATGACGGAAGTGCAGTGCGGGAAAGTGACATTTCAGTTCCAGTGTTCCTCTGACAGCACCAATGGTACGGGGGTACAAGGGGGGCAGATCCCCGAACTTATTTTCTATGCATGA
- the btbd6b gene encoding BTB/POZ domain-containing protein 6-B isoform X1, with protein sequence MLLVKYIQETLKKSKAVKKEGSGSKLPACYEIVTLSLGKKMAAELYPSKHSGSLQPSDSSSSSSSPSTVSSSKRGLLLRPGQHQNLNNNHIHNTNWQSFYPTLRERNAMMYNNELMADVHFIVGSPGSTQRVPAHKYILAVGSSVFYAMFYGELAEEKSDIPIPDVEPAAFLILLKYLYSDEIDLEADTVLASLYAAKKYIVPYLAKACVNFLETSLEAKNACVLLSQSRLFEEPELTQRCWEVIDAQAELALKSEGFCEIDLQTLEIILSRETLNTKEVVVFEAILNWAEAECKRQGLSPTARNKRSVLGKALYIVRIPTMTLEEFANGAAQCDLLTLEQTHDIFLWYTALKKPQLEFPTTQRKGLASQRCHRFQSSAYRSNQWRYRGRCDSIQFAVDKRIFIGGLGLYGSSCGKAEYSVKIELKRQGVVLAQNFTKFISDGSSTTFSVWFEHPVQVEQDTFYTASAILDGNELSYFGQEGMTEVQCGKVTFQFQCSSDSTNGTGVQGGQIPELIFYA encoded by the exons ATGTTGCTCGTGAAATACATCCAGG AAACTCTAAAAAAGTCCAAAGCGGTGAAGAAGGAAGGCAGCGGCAGCAAGCTACCAGCTTGCTATGAGATCGTGACGCTTTCGCTTGGTAAGAAGATGGCTGCAGAGTTGTATCCCTCCAAAcacagcggcagcctgcagcccagcgacagcagcagcagcagcagcagtcccagcacagTGAGCAGCTCCAAGCGTGGCCTCCTACTCCGCCCAGGCCAGCACCAAAACCTCAACAACAACCACATCCACAACACTAACTGGCAGTCCTTCTACCCTACTCTCCGGGAAAG GAATGCGATGATGTACAACAACGAACTGATGGCAGACGTACATTTTATCGTGGGTTCCCCGGGATCTACACAGAGAGTTCCAGCTCATAAG TACATCCTGGCAGTCGGCAGCTCCGTTTTCTATGCCATGTTTTATGGAGAACTCGCCGAGGAGAAATCCGACATTCCTATTCCAGATGTGGAACCCGCAGCTTTCCTCATTCTGCTGAA GTATTTGTACAGTGACGAGATTGATTTGGAAGCAGACACAGTACTGGCTTCTCTGTACGCTGCCAAGAAGTACATTGTCCCTTATCTGGCAAAGGCTTGTGTTAACTTCCTGGAAACCAGCCTGGAGGCAAAGAATGCTTGTGTCCTGCTGTCCCAGAGTCGGCTGTTTGAGGAGCCTGAACTCACCCAGCGGTGCTGGGAGGTGATCGATGCCCAGGCAGAGCTGGCCCTTAAGTCAGAGGGCTTCTGCGAGATCGATCTGCAGACTTTGGAGATCATCCTGTCGCGGGAGACGCTCAACACCAAAGAGGTTGTGGTGTTTGAGGCCATCCTGAATTGGGCGGAGGCTGAATGCAAACGGCAAGGCCTCTCTCCCACTGCCCGGAACAAGAGGAGCGTGCTGGGCAAGGCCCTCTACATCGTTCGCATTCCGACCATGACACTGGAGGAGTTTGCCAATGGGGCTGCGCAGTGTGATCTGCTGACCCTGGAGCAGACCCATGACATATTCCTGTGGTACACCGCGCTGAAGAAGCCCCAATTGGAATTCCCCACCACCCAGAGAAAGGGCCTGGCGTCTCAGCGGTGTCACCGCTTTCAGTCTTCCGCCTACCGCAGCAACCAGTGGAGGTACCGGGGCCGGTGTGACAGTATCCAATTCGCAGTGGATAAGCGCATCTTCATCGGCGGGCTTGGGCTATATGGCTCGAGCTGCGGCAAGGCAGAGTACAGTGTCAAGATTGAACTGAAGCGGCAGGGGGTGGTCTTGGCCCAGAACTTTACCAAGTTCATATCAGACGgctccagcaccacattctcagtCTGGTTTGAACACCCGGTGCAGGTAGAGCAGGACACATTTTACACTGCCAGTGCCATCTTGGACGGCAATGAGCTGAGTTACTTTGGCCAGGAGGGCATGACGGAAGTGCAGTGCGGGAAAGTGACATTTCAGTTCCAGTGTTCCTCTGACAGCACCAATGGTACGGGGGTACAAGGGGGGCAGATCCCCGAACTTATTTTCTATGCATGA